From the Rhodococcus sp. NBC_00297 genome, one window contains:
- a CDS encoding mannitol dehydrogenase family protein, whose protein sequence is MKLSAATLAQLPDDVDVPRYDRSAITTGIVHFGVGGFHRAHQAMYVDRLLRTDFESASSWGICAVGVLPGDRRMKDVMDAQDCLYTLALRHSDGSWDTSVIGSITEYLFAPDDPEAVIEKLAHADTRIVSLTVTEGGYNFSATTGEFDAENPAVRADLAPDAVPGTTFGLVCEALSRRKDRGLAPFTIMSCDNIEGNGHIARSTFTAFARLKDPALAQWITDTAQFPNSMVDRITPVTTPDVVDQLASRYDLVDQWPVAAEPFTQWALEDHFTLGRPPFEDVGVQVVDDVTPYELMKLRLLNASHQALCYVGYLSGYRLVHDVTQDALFAEFLLRYMDEEATPTLQPVPGIDLAEYKKTLIERFSNPEIRDTVARLCAESSDRIPKWLVPVVRTNLGSGGPVALSATVIASWARYAEGVDEQGEPIEIVDRLKDTLTPLARQQRDDPLAFVRNRELFGDLVDDPRFVDAYTSALDSLHTRGARATVESSVR, encoded by the coding sequence GTGAAGCTGTCCGCTGCCACCCTCGCCCAGCTTCCCGACGACGTGGACGTGCCACGGTACGACCGCTCGGCGATCACCACCGGGATCGTCCACTTCGGCGTCGGCGGCTTCCACCGTGCGCACCAGGCGATGTACGTGGACCGGCTGCTCCGCACCGACTTCGAGTCCGCGTCGAGCTGGGGCATCTGCGCCGTGGGCGTGCTGCCGGGTGATCGCCGTATGAAGGACGTCATGGACGCCCAGGACTGTCTCTACACCCTGGCACTGCGGCACTCCGACGGCTCGTGGGACACTTCGGTCATCGGATCCATCACCGAGTACCTCTTCGCGCCGGACGATCCCGAGGCGGTGATCGAGAAGCTCGCCCACGCCGACACCCGCATCGTCTCTCTCACCGTCACCGAGGGCGGCTACAACTTCTCGGCCACCACGGGCGAGTTCGACGCCGAGAACCCGGCTGTGCGAGCGGATCTGGCACCCGATGCGGTACCGGGCACGACCTTCGGACTGGTGTGCGAGGCGTTGTCCCGCCGGAAGGATCGCGGGCTCGCGCCGTTCACCATCATGTCGTGCGACAACATCGAGGGCAACGGACACATCGCCCGATCGACCTTCACCGCGTTCGCCCGCCTGAAGGATCCCGCACTGGCACAGTGGATCACGGACACCGCGCAGTTCCCCAACTCCATGGTCGACCGCATCACGCCCGTCACCACACCCGACGTCGTCGACCAGCTCGCCTCACGGTACGACCTCGTGGACCAGTGGCCCGTGGCCGCGGAGCCGTTCACCCAGTGGGCGCTGGAGGATCACTTCACCCTCGGCCGGCCGCCGTTCGAGGACGTGGGCGTGCAGGTCGTCGACGACGTCACACCGTACGAGCTGATGAAGCTGCGACTGCTCAACGCGAGCCATCAGGCCCTCTGCTACGTCGGATACCTCAGTGGCTACCGGCTCGTGCACGACGTCACGCAGGACGCACTGTTCGCCGAGTTCCTGTTGCGCTACATGGACGAGGAAGCCACTCCCACGCTGCAACCGGTTCCCGGAATCGACCTGGCCGAGTACAAGAAGACGCTGATCGAGCGCTTCTCCAATCCGGAGATCCGGGACACCGTGGCCCGGCTCTGCGCCGAGTCGTCGGACCGGATCCCGAAGTGGCTGGTCCCGGTGGTGCGCACGAACCTCGGGTCCGGAGGGCCGGTCGCACTGTCCGCCACGGTGATCGCGAGCTGGGCGCGCTACGCCGAGGGTGTCGACGAGCAGGGTGAGCCCATCGAGATCGTCGACCGTCTGAAGGACACGCTGACCCCGCTGGCTCGGCAGCAGCGCGACGACCCCCTCGCGTTCGTGCGGAACCGGGAGTTGTTCG
- a CDS encoding sugar-binding transcriptional regulator: MLTSTTGSDIVTTPSSSDELRLALRAATMYHVEGATQAEIATKLGVSRPTAGRLVARARANGLVRIEIHVPEEISGSVHTDLERRLEERYGLDEALVVTSTIDDAGGRYDAVGRAAAGILTRRMQPAHTLGFTWGPETVAVAQSLQGRGSRCARVVQLDGSMSTADYQTGVDFVLTRCAEQLQATPMRLNAPLYADPATVVALQQDSLMSKALDAGRTADLMFFGLGPVSTSTTLFEGSFLDADLLSELDRLGAVGEIGGRFFDSDGADVDSSLTDRTVSVPLDDIRNCATTLLISGGARKHAAIRAALRGRLATVLVTDIACALDLLDEHGSNPMKESR, translated from the coding sequence ATGCTCACCTCGACGACCGGGAGCGACATCGTGACGACGCCGAGTTCGAGCGACGAGCTGAGGCTCGCGCTGCGTGCGGCGACGATGTACCACGTCGAGGGCGCGACCCAGGCGGAGATCGCCACCAAGCTCGGAGTCTCCCGTCCCACGGCAGGTCGACTCGTCGCTCGGGCTCGGGCGAACGGGCTCGTGCGCATCGAGATCCACGTGCCCGAGGAGATCAGCGGATCGGTGCACACCGATCTCGAACGTCGACTCGAGGAGCGGTACGGCCTGGACGAGGCGCTGGTGGTCACGTCGACCATCGACGACGCCGGCGGTCGGTACGACGCGGTGGGGCGCGCCGCGGCGGGCATCCTCACCCGGCGCATGCAGCCTGCTCACACACTCGGTTTCACGTGGGGGCCGGAGACGGTCGCGGTGGCGCAGTCGCTCCAGGGACGCGGCAGCCGCTGCGCCCGCGTGGTGCAGCTGGACGGATCCATGAGCACCGCGGACTACCAGACCGGTGTCGACTTCGTCCTCACCCGCTGCGCCGAGCAACTGCAGGCGACGCCGATGCGGCTCAACGCCCCTCTCTACGCCGATCCGGCGACAGTCGTCGCGCTGCAACAGGACTCGCTGATGTCCAAAGCACTCGACGCCGGACGCACCGCGGATCTCATGTTCTTCGGACTGGGCCCGGTGTCGACGTCGACGACGCTGTTCGAGGGGAGCTTCCTCGACGCCGACCTCCTGTCCGAACTCGATCGACTCGGTGCGGTCGGTGAGATCGGCGGTCGGTTCTTCGACTCCGACGGCGCCGACGTCGACAGCTCACTGACCGACCGCACGGTCTCGGTGCCGCTGGACGACATCCGGAACTGCGCCACCACGCTCCTCATCTCCGGCGGTGCGCGCAAGCACGCCGCGATCCGGGCCGCTCTGCGCGGCCGTCTCGCCACCGTCCTGGTGACCGATATCGCCTGTGCTCTGGACCTTCTCGACGAGCACGGCAGCAACCCCATGAAGGAATCGAGGTAG
- a CDS encoding NAD(P)-dependent alcohol dehydrogenase, which translates to MRAAVLTEPGHIETQTRPVPTPNAGDVLVRVASVGVCGSDAHYYREGRIGDFVVESPLVLGHEASGVIVAVGDGVSPRRVGSRVSIEPQRPDPDSRETRSGHYNLCPHMEFYATPPVDGALCEYVTIGSTFAHDVPDAVSDDAAALFEPLSVAIATARKGGITGGSRVLIAGAGPVGVLTAQVARAFGATEIVVSDISADRRANATRYGATRVIDPADESVHDLDVDAFVDASGAPRAVQDGMRAVRPAGRVVLVGMGGDEYPIPVSVIQNRELWVTGVFRYADTWPTALELVRTGRVELDTMVTGRFDLDHVEDALNHDRTDGSIKAVVTVTPSQETLS; encoded by the coding sequence ATGCGTGCCGCAGTTCTCACCGAACCGGGACACATCGAGACGCAGACGCGACCTGTACCGACGCCGAACGCAGGTGACGTCCTCGTCCGGGTGGCATCCGTCGGAGTCTGCGGCTCGGATGCGCACTACTACCGCGAGGGTCGCATCGGCGACTTCGTCGTCGAGTCGCCGCTCGTTCTGGGCCACGAGGCGTCGGGTGTGATCGTCGCCGTCGGTGACGGCGTCTCCCCTCGGCGAGTCGGGTCGCGAGTGTCCATCGAGCCGCAACGACCCGATCCCGACAGTCGCGAGACCCGATCGGGCCACTACAACCTGTGCCCCCACATGGAGTTCTATGCGACCCCTCCCGTGGACGGTGCCCTCTGTGAGTACGTGACCATCGGATCCACGTTCGCGCACGACGTCCCCGACGCCGTGTCCGACGACGCCGCGGCCCTCTTCGAGCCCCTGTCGGTGGCCATCGCGACCGCACGCAAGGGCGGGATCACCGGCGGCTCGCGAGTGTTGATCGCGGGCGCCGGGCCGGTCGGAGTGCTCACGGCGCAGGTCGCACGCGCCTTCGGCGCCACGGAGATCGTCGTGTCGGACATCTCGGCCGACCGCCGCGCCAACGCCACCCGGTACGGGGCGACCCGCGTGATCGACCCGGCGGACGAGTCGGTGCACGACCTCGACGTCGACGCGTTCGTCGACGCGTCGGGTGCACCCCGCGCAGTGCAGGACGGGATGCGCGCCGTGCGCCCTGCGGGCAGAGTGGTGCTCGTGGGCATGGGCGGAGACGAGTACCCGATACCCGTGTCGGTGATCCAGAACCGGGAACTGTGGGTCACCGGCGTCTTCCGCTATGCCGACACCTGGCCCACCGCACTGGAACTCGTCCGCACCGGACGAGTCGAGCTCGACACCATGGTGACGGGTCGGTTCGACCTCGATCATGTCGAGGACGCACTGAATCACGACCGCACCGACGGCAGCATCAAGGCTGTCGTCACCGTGACACCCAGTCAGGAGACCCTCTCGTGA
- a CDS encoding carbohydrate ABC transporter permease: protein MTTTEVGSARSETPFVPRERVISKAEGWRRRGPLLPAMVFAIVVTQIPFLFTLYYSTQSWNLVRPGSREFNGLNNYVDVFRDSQFRSVAFNTVIMIVGTVIISVALGLVLALLLDRKFIGRSLIRTLLITPFLITPVAGALIWKTTMFDPVFGLINFVLSPFGVDQIDWVSRFPLAAVMTNLVWQWTPFMMLLILAGLQSMPKDIAEAARVDGAGPVALFRELTLPHLRRFIELGAVLGAIYLINTFDAVYMMTSGGPGVASSNLPFYIYQRAFLGFDIGQAAAMGVVTVVATIVVSTLALRLIFTSFSGKEEAA from the coding sequence ATGACCACGACCGAAGTCGGCTCGGCGAGATCCGAGACGCCGTTCGTTCCTCGCGAACGGGTGATCTCGAAGGCGGAGGGGTGGCGGCGCCGCGGTCCCCTGCTGCCGGCCATGGTCTTCGCGATCGTCGTCACGCAGATCCCGTTCCTGTTCACGCTGTACTACTCGACGCAGTCGTGGAACCTGGTGCGCCCCGGATCGCGGGAGTTCAACGGTCTGAACAACTACGTGGACGTGTTCCGGGACAGCCAGTTCCGCTCGGTCGCGTTCAACACGGTGATCATGATCGTGGGCACGGTGATCATCTCGGTGGCGCTGGGCCTGGTGCTCGCACTGCTGCTGGACCGTAAGTTCATCGGCCGCAGTCTGATCCGCACCCTGCTGATCACTCCGTTCCTCATCACCCCGGTCGCCGGTGCACTGATCTGGAAGACCACCATGTTCGACCCGGTGTTCGGCCTCATCAACTTCGTGCTCAGCCCGTTCGGGGTCGACCAGATCGACTGGGTCTCGCGGTTCCCGCTCGCCGCGGTCATGACCAACCTCGTCTGGCAGTGGACCCCCTTCATGATGCTGCTCATCCTGGCGGGACTGCAGTCGATGCCGAAGGACATCGCGGAGGCGGCGCGGGTGGACGGCGCCGGGCCCGTCGCACTGTTCCGCGAGTTGACGTTGCCGCATCTGCGACGCTTCATCGAGCTCGGAGCGGTCCTCGGCGCCATCTACCTCATCAACACCTTCGACGCCGTCTACATGATGACGTCCGGCGGCCCGGGTGTGGCGTCGTCGAACCTGCCGTTCTACATCTATCAACGAGCGTTCCTCGGCTTCGACATCGGCCAGGCCGCGGCCATGGGCGTCGTCACCGTGGTGGCCACCATCGTCGTCAGCACACTGGCGCTGCGACTGATCTTCACGAGCTTCAGCGGGAAAGAGGAGGCTGCCTGA
- a CDS encoding ABC transporter substrate-binding protein, whose amino-acid sequence MTSRFVPLAALAAATVLTASGCAGAGSFGGDGGGTTITVAIVSNSQMSDAISLAPEFEAENPGVNLKFVSLSENEARAKITASVATGGGEFDVVMISNYETPQWAENGWLTNLSEYAQATPGYDEDDFIPSLKESLSYEGSMYSVPFYGESSFLMYRKDLMEEAGITMPAEPTWDQVAEAAATLDRPGMSGICLRGKPGWGEVLAPLDTVINAFGGRWYDENWNAQLDSPQVEEAVQFYVDLVRSHGQAGAATSGFSECGTQLAQGNTAMWYDATSAVSVLEDPTSSNVVGKIGYAKAPSAAKGDNGWLYSWSLGIPTTSESPDDAWKFVSWMTNKEYLKKVGTELGWERVPPGSRLSTYEIPEYKEASAAFGQVTLDSINNADPLNPTVDPVPYTGVQFLTIPEFQDLGTRVSQQISAAVAGQISVQDALAQAQQYAEVVGKTYQEDQ is encoded by the coding sequence GTGACATCACGATTCGTCCCACTCGCCGCCCTCGCCGCAGCCACCGTGCTGACGGCGAGCGGCTGCGCGGGCGCGGGATCGTTCGGAGGTGACGGTGGCGGCACGACCATCACCGTGGCCATCGTCTCCAACTCGCAGATGTCCGACGCGATCTCGCTCGCACCGGAGTTCGAGGCCGAGAACCCGGGTGTGAACCTGAAGTTCGTCTCGCTGTCCGAGAACGAGGCGCGCGCGAAGATCACGGCGTCGGTGGCCACGGGCGGTGGTGAGTTCGACGTGGTGATGATCAGCAACTACGAGACGCCGCAATGGGCCGAGAACGGGTGGCTCACCAATCTGTCCGAGTACGCGCAGGCCACACCGGGATACGACGAGGACGATTTCATCCCGTCTCTCAAGGAGTCGCTGTCCTACGAGGGAAGCATGTACTCGGTGCCGTTCTACGGTGAGTCGTCCTTCCTCATGTACCGCAAGGACCTGATGGAGGAAGCAGGCATCACGATGCCGGCCGAGCCCACCTGGGACCAGGTGGCCGAGGCCGCCGCGACACTCGACCGTCCGGGCATGTCCGGCATCTGCCTGCGTGGCAAGCCCGGCTGGGGCGAGGTGCTCGCGCCCCTCGACACCGTCATCAACGCCTTCGGCGGCCGGTGGTACGACGAGAACTGGAACGCGCAACTCGACAGTCCGCAGGTCGAGGAAGCCGTGCAGTTCTACGTCGACCTGGTCCGGTCGCACGGACAGGCCGGCGCGGCGACGAGCGGCTTCAGCGAGTGCGGAACGCAACTCGCACAGGGCAACACGGCCATGTGGTACGACGCCACCTCGGCGGTGTCGGTGCTCGAGGACCCCACGTCGAGCAATGTCGTCGGCAAGATCGGGTACGCCAAGGCCCCGTCGGCGGCCAAGGGCGACAACGGGTGGCTGTACTCCTGGTCGCTCGGCATCCCGACGACGTCGGAGAGCCCGGACGACGCCTGGAAGTTCGTGTCGTGGATGACGAACAAGGAGTACCTGAAGAAGGTCGGCACCGAGCTCGGCTGGGAGCGGGTGCCACCGGGAAGCCGGTTGTCCACCTACGAGATCCCGGAGTACAAGGAGGCGTCGGCCGCCTTCGGTCAGGTCACGCTCGACTCGATAAACAATGCCGATCCGCTGAACCCGACGGTCGATCCGGTGCCGTACACCGGCGTCCAGTTCCTCACCATCCCCGAGTTCCAGGATCTCGGCACTCGGGTCAGTCAGCAGATCAGCGCCGCCGTGGCAGGACAGATCAGCGTCCAGGACGCGCTCGCTCAAGCGCAGCAGTACGCCGAGGTGGTCGGCAAGACGTATCAGGAGGATCAGTGA